A genomic stretch from Aedes albopictus strain Foshan chromosome 2, AalbF5, whole genome shotgun sequence includes:
- the LOC109419636 gene encoding uncharacterized protein LOC109419636, translated as MDQSKDYFVVAQTKEAGKHVLTAVPCRWIRDGCLFWPGKNANKLRKNLTSEPSAGWSKIACSIKRKYIPSYEEAEAEAAELSGQNTESSDAAPRRKKQKRATKDDTSRRFDFNHLVPGEAPGDGSSSTFSTTSNLLCSTEPEPTGTEMNTQVVGEAQNQPGPSHNFLCTANANPVENAFSTQPVPDQPVYVTTVPLPESAQHASDEIQAIATEGEYVYFQQPTIDVDYIVRAVTDKIEAECSKMKQEILAAVGSMMATLKSDMDVKIAAALRAQGNPSDENDDFKFSPVSSIEAIHELEKHLADETYAKRFTSYMKKIVGFVGDNCNGMNISYTLVDHFFERSVMMKCSWSGASRSSAIKLAIKNCSNILDTFFAIVRSVNMTFSRQLLEHFFKQVTRNAKKRSEAKGLRQPTIHRRAKRSNKAQVKAAVASNQSCGSGRTPSTTDDDSQSSKSSNSEMSDSEMLISKVENCEPDISSS; from the exons ATGGATCAATCGAAAG ATTATTTTGTTGTTGCCCAAACTAAGGAGGCGGGGAAGCATGTTCTCACCGCAGTTCCGTGTCGATGGATCCGAGACGGGTGTCTCTTTTGGCCTGGCAAAAATGCGAACAAATTGAGAAAGAATCTCACCTCAGAACCAAGCGCCGGTTGGAGTAAGATTGCGTGCAGCATCAAAAGGAAGTACATCCCGTCCTACGAGGAAGCGGAGGCAGAAGCCGCCGAGCTTTCCGGACAAAATACGGAGAGTTCCGATGCAGCACCGCGGAGGAAGAAACAAAAAAGAGCGACGAAAGATGACACAAGCCGCCGATTtgattttaatcatctagttcccGGCGAGGCTCCTGGAGACG GAAGTTCGAGTACCTTCAGCACGACAAGCAACCTGCTCTGCAGCACCGAGCCGGAACCTACCGGAACAGAAATGAACACCCAAGTCGTCGGTGAAGCTCAAAACCAACCTGGTCCATCTCACAACTTTCTCTGCACTGCAAATGCAAATCCGGTGGAAAACGCCTTCTCCACACAGCCGGTTCCCGACCAGCCCGTTTATGTTACGACAGTTCCTCTTCCCGAATCAGCACAACACGCATCGGATGAAATTCAGGCGATTGCGACGGAGGGAGAATACGTGTATTTCCAACAG CCAACTATTGACGTGGACTACATCGTTAGGGCCGTGACGGACAAAATCGAGGCGGAATGCTCCAAAATGAAGCAGGAAATACTCGCGGCTGTTGGGTCTATGATGGCAACGTTAAAAAGCGACATGGACGTTAAAATTGCAGCGGCTTTGCGTGCGCAAGGAAACCCGTCTGACGAGAATGATGACTTCAAATTCTCTCCAGTGTCAAGCATCGAAGCTATCCATGAGCTGGAGAAGCATCTGGCAGATGAAACTTACGCAAAGCGTTTC ACTTCTTACATGAAAAAGATCGTCGGATTTGTTGGTGACAACTGCAACGGGATGAACATTTCGTACACGCTGGTGGATCATTTTTTCGAACGAAGTGTCATGATGAAATGTTCGTGGAGTGGCGCTAGTCGCAGTTCTGCCATCAAATTGGCAATCAAAAACTGTAGCAATATCCTGGACACATTCTTCGCAATCGTTCGTAGTGTGAATATGACTTTCTCCAGGCAGCTTCTTGAGCATTTCTTCAAACAAGTAACAAGGAATGCCAAGAAGAGAAGCGAAGCCAAGGGTTTGCGCCAACCAACCATACATCGAAGGGCAAAACGATCTAACAAAGCGCAAGTTAAAG cgGCTGTTGCTTCGAATCAAAGTTGCGGAAGTGGCAGAACACCATCGACGACAGACGATGATTCACAATCAAGTAAATCATCCAACAGTGAAATGTCGGACAGCGAGATGCTAATCAGCAAGGTGGAAAATTGTGAGCCTGACATCAGCTCGTCGTAA
- the LOC109622949 gene encoding hypermethylated in cancer 2 protein-like isoform X1, producing MTDLVLTGGCKSNQNFQKVCRLCLSEESLEDIFEQNDLSILISDLLSIVVSESDQMSHWICVLCRIRMQEFRDYQSQCMEVQEVLLSESNVIEDISIISLDDPNEEISEEYSFWMEKYEDTEEDRDDIYNISLITADPPQESVDISESPTQDLAVETRIYKGKYTGKHIKCNRCGKVVQKMRFDSHMNGHLGLKPYKCERGCKEDDETAHFACKYKRQEHYRKVHDGFKYTCGFCGRPYGTRQGLFSHKQRHPNCSTQSQN from the exons ATGACTGATTTGGTCCTTACCGGTGGCTGTAAATCAAATCAAAACTTTCAGAAGGTGTGCCGTTTGTGCTTGAGCGAAGAATCGCTAGAAGATATCTTTGAACAGAATGACCTCTCGATCTTGATATCGGATCTTCTCTCGATAGTG GTTTCCGAAAGCGATCAAATGAGCCATTGGATTTGCGTACTGTGTCGGATACGCATGCAAGAATTTCGAGATTATCAATCACAGTGTATGGAGGTTCAGGAAGTTCTGTTGAGCGAGTCTAATGTGATCGAGGATATAAGCATCATTTCGCTCGATGATCcaaatgaagaaatttcagaggagtACTCGTTTTGGATGGAGAAATATGAAGACACTGAAGAAGATCGGGATGATATCTACAATATAAGCCTAATAACTGCTGACCCACCACAAGAATCGGTGGATATTTCAGAATCCCCAACACAGGACCTGGCGGTAGAAACACGCATTTACAAAGGAAAATATACAGGGAAGCACATAAAATGCAATCGTTGTGGGAAAGTAGTTCAAAAGATGCGTTTCGACAGCCACATGAATGGACATCTAG GTTTAAAGCCCTACAAATGTGAACGAGGCTGTAAGGAAGACGACGAGACGGCACACTTTGCGTGCAAGTACAAACGTCAGGAACATTATCGAAAGGTTCACGATGGTTTCAAGTATACATGTGGATTTTGCGGTCGACCGTATGGAACCCGTCAGGGCTTGTTTAGTCACAAACAGAGGCATCCCAATTGTAGTACGCAGTCGCAGAATTGA